The proteins below come from a single Mercenaria mercenaria strain notata chromosome 3, MADL_Memer_1, whole genome shotgun sequence genomic window:
- the LOC123523677 gene encoding uncharacterized protein LOC123523677: MATSVTLGSDVLSPSDCGPCSIENKKSEATMFCVECNDMLCDNCVGIHRRFATMKTHQIVVHTDKEQFDFTAEILTDKCGRHEGKHLETFCKTHDEICCSVCVSINHRTCDGLIYLPEYVKEKSTKDICKDMIEEIEHIKTNFEELKEIRHVDTVKIDDEREDSVRSIDDYKTQLTAEIERIYRNSLVQIDSRYESCMKYINEDVELCDDKIAELHKVLKSFEGEKTSEVRRFIGARRVREILKQSKELLNSISERESTAMAYNLETRVKDTLNDLDYFGKLENLSENHSSNMNLYDYKMGGMICMSQLPKEKGFCVIQGLTIMANNQVVISDGNNSNIKVLNHNMEVIQTFPLPGKPLNVCMIDDDICISYKNEKKVEIRTFAEATLNPKTILNVGKECRGICQKNNDLIVACGSNDTAEVRVYSMDGKLKRALNIDAKGNKLLSSPYSVKTNTDGSVVFVADYDNGVIALQLDGTLMWKYNDKKIIHGVSDIAVIDESDELYVCGQASYNIVKISKDGRKAEVVLDGIHFPSALCYDDFNGRLIVATNPNVYSDTLIVHEIIKQRI; this comes from the coding sequence ATGGCGACGAGTGTAACTTTAGGATCGGATGTGTTGTCACCGTCTGACTGTGGCCCTTGCTCGATTGAGAACAAAAAGAGCGAAGCCACTATGTTCTGTGTTGAATGTAATGATATGCTATGTGATAATTGTGTAGGAATACATAGAAGATTCGCTACAATGAAAACTCATCAAATAGTTGTACATACGGATAAAGAACAGTTCGACTTTACAGCAGAAATTTTGACTGATAAATGCGGAAGACACGAGGGCAAACATcttgaaacattttgtaaaacccATGATGAAATATGCTGCAGTGTGTGTGTATCAATTAACCATAGAACATGTGATGGACTGATTTATCTACCCGAGTATGTTAAAGAGAAATCGACAAAAGACATTTGCAAAGATATGATTGAGGAAATTGAACACATCAAGACAAACTTCGAAGAACTGAAGGAAATCAGACATGTGGACACAGTTAAGATAGACGATGAAAGGGAAGATTCAGTCAGAAGTATTGATGATTACAAGACACAACTTACAGCAGAGATCGAACGTATTTATAGGAACTCTCTTGTACAGATTGATTCGCGATATGAGAgttgtatgaaatacattaacGAAGATGTGGAGCTATGTGATGATAAGATTGCTGAGCTACATAAAGTTCTCAAGAGCTTTGAAGGTGAAAAGACTAGTGAGGTGAGACGCTTTATCGGAGCAAGACGAGTTAGGGAAATACTGAAACAGTCCAAAGAATTACTAAATAGTATTTCTGAAAGGGAGAGTACCGCTATGGCCTATAATTTAGAAACTAGAGTAAAAGATACACTCAATGATTTGGACTATTTTGGAAAATTAGAAAACCTTTCAGAAAATCATAGCTCTAATATGAATTTGTATGACTATAAGATGGGCGGGATGATTTGTATGAGCCAATTACCAAAAGAAAAGGGATTTTGTGTTATTCAGGGATTGACAATAATGGCAAATAATCAAGTCGTTATTTCAGACGGGAATAACAGCAATATCAAAGTCCTCAACCATAATATGGAAGTAATCCAAACCTTTCCATTACCTGGCAAGCCTCTGAATGTGTGCATGATAGACGATGATATTTGTATCAGCTATAAGAATGAGAAAAAAGTAGAGATTCGTACTTTTGCCGAAGCCACATTAAACCCGAAAACAATCTTAAACGTTGGTAAAGAATGTCGTGGTATTTGTCAGAAGAACAATGACCTGATTGTTGCTTGTGGTAGCAATGATACAGCAGAGGTGCGTGTATATTCCATGGATGGGAAACTGAAACGAGCATTAAACATAGATGCAAAGGGTAATAAACTGCTTTCGTCTCCGTATTCTGTGAAAACAAACACTGACGGTTCTGTAGTATTTGTTGCGGATTATGACAATGGCGTGATTGCACTGCAGCTCGATGGAACTCTGATGTGGAAatacaatgataaaaaaataattcatggCGTGTCGGATATAGCTGTAATAGACGAGAGCGATGAATTATATGTTTGTGGACAAGCTTCATATAACATAGTGAAGATATCCAAAGACGGTCGGAAAGCAGAGGTTGTTCTTGATGGAATCCATTTTCCGTCTGCGTTATGCTATGATGACTTCAATGGAAGGCTAATTGTAGCAACCAATCCAAATGTGTACAGTGATACTCTGATCGTGCACGAAATCATTAAACAAAGAATCTAA